One part of the Thermococcus litoralis DSM 5473 genome encodes these proteins:
- a CDS encoding tRNA(Met) cytidine acetyltransferase TmcA, translating into MTVKVRFDKEVRDYAKSEGVKDSTLKLTETALAEAIEEFHRRMIVLAGDTMKKATLAGILAGASAKIISSILEELMGKKLRDESEDKVEVLYATDALGQETFGRKRYEEFRKHFDVLAGENVNVTAVTFKHTRDILGRTYDLLVLDLSYDFSPNDLGRIIETVRGGGVIFILANPFEKWKNMWTGFHKSLVTPPYTIDDVKKRFNRRLIRKFEEHEGIYILNAENQKILKGPKNEKSQAKLPEREKIKIPEEIKFPKELYELCLTNGQVEVLKALEELIENDGMVVLTADRGRGKSVSVGIGSVGLAVKSKKKRVRIVVTAPELENVQSLFRFAKKSLQKLGYKPKVIEENGLIKEIYAKGIGIRYYPPTQGYRMNADVYVIDEAAGIHVPILHQYLKKPKVIYSSTIHGYEGAGRGFSVKFLKKAEEKREFKEIHLSVPIRYESNDPIERWLFDVLLLDAEPVELTEEDYELIRRKEVYFEKPDLDDWFENDREDLRHFVGIYVLAHYRNRPSDVALLADAPHHEARVLRLKNGKIVCAVQIAKEGGIPKKDIDRMAKGYKPRGNIIPDMMVKHHYAKEFAKLKGYRVVRIATHPDAMDMGLGSKALELLIQEADREGLDWVGSGFGASEELIRFWIRNGFAVVHLSPSRNPVSGEYTAIVIKPISKKAQEIVKKANDEFRIRLTEWLGDTHRDLEPEIARWLFETPFGESVNYPITLTDVQKKRLEMFVGKVLTYDTVLDAVKPVVKLYFLDGWMKPYLDERQIHLLIYRVLQAHTWEETAKFIDRSPMFTMIEVRDIIRGLWYYYKHILK; encoded by the coding sequence ATGACCGTGAAAGTGAGATTCGACAAAGAAGTGAGAGACTATGCTAAAAGTGAGGGTGTTAAGGATTCAACTCTAAAGCTCACTGAAACCGCTCTCGCTGAGGCTATTGAAGAATTCCACCGAAGAATGATAGTTTTAGCTGGGGATACAATGAAAAAAGCCACTTTGGCTGGAATTCTTGCCGGGGCTTCTGCTAAAATAATATCCTCAATTCTTGAAGAACTTATGGGGAAAAAGCTTAGGGATGAGAGCGAGGATAAGGTGGAAGTTCTTTATGCAACCGATGCCCTTGGACAGGAAACTTTTGGAAGAAAGAGGTATGAAGAATTTAGAAAGCATTTTGATGTTCTTGCCGGAGAAAATGTAAACGTTACCGCCGTTACTTTTAAACACACCCGCGATATTCTTGGGAGAACTTATGACCTGCTTGTTCTTGATCTCAGCTATGATTTCTCTCCCAATGATCTCGGTAGGATAATAGAGACTGTTAGGGGTGGAGGAGTAATATTCATCCTTGCCAACCCATTTGAAAAGTGGAAAAACATGTGGACTGGCTTCCACAAGAGCCTCGTTACTCCGCCCTACACCATAGATGACGTGAAAAAGAGGTTTAACAGGAGACTCATCAGAAAGTTTGAAGAGCACGAAGGAATTTACATCCTAAACGCCGAAAACCAAAAAATTCTAAAGGGTCCAAAAAACGAGAAGAGTCAGGCAAAGCTCCCTGAAAGGGAAAAGATCAAAATACCAGAAGAGATAAAATTTCCAAAGGAGCTCTATGAGCTCTGCCTCACAAACGGCCAGGTTGAGGTTCTTAAGGCCCTCGAAGAGCTGATAGAAAACGATGGGATGGTCGTCCTAACGGCGGATAGAGGAAGAGGAAAGAGTGTCAGCGTTGGTATAGGTTCTGTTGGTCTTGCGGTGAAATCAAAGAAAAAGCGCGTGAGGATTGTTGTCACGGCCCCAGAGCTCGAAAACGTGCAAAGCTTATTCCGCTTTGCGAAGAAAAGCCTCCAGAAGCTCGGCTACAAGCCAAAGGTCATAGAAGAAAACGGTCTCATAAAGGAAATATACGCCAAGGGAATTGGGATAAGGTATTATCCCCCAACTCAAGGGTATAGAATGAACGCAGACGTTTACGTAATTGACGAAGCCGCTGGAATTCACGTTCCGATCCTCCACCAATACCTCAAAAAGCCCAAAGTAATTTACTCCTCCACAATCCACGGATATGAGGGGGCGGGAAGGGGTTTCTCTGTCAAGTTCCTAAAAAAGGCCGAGGAGAAGAGAGAGTTCAAGGAGATACATCTCTCGGTGCCGATTAGATACGAGAGCAACGACCCGATTGAGAGGTGGCTCTTTGACGTTCTCCTGCTGGATGCCGAGCCTGTGGAGCTAACTGAGGAAGACTACGAGCTTATTAGGAGAAAAGAGGTCTACTTTGAAAAGCCCGACCTCGATGACTGGTTTGAAAACGATAGAGAAGATTTGAGGCACTTCGTCGGTATTTACGTTCTTGCTCACTACAGAAACAGACCGAGCGATGTAGCACTTTTAGCCGATGCACCACACCACGAAGCGAGGGTTTTGAGACTCAAGAATGGAAAGATAGTCTGTGCCGTGCAGATAGCCAAGGAAGGGGGAATCCCAAAGAAGGATATAGACAGAATGGCAAAGGGATACAAGCCGAGGGGGAACATAATCCCCGACATGATGGTGAAACACCACTATGCAAAAGAGTTTGCGAAGTTAAAAGGTTATAGGGTGGTTAGAATAGCCACGCACCCAGATGCGATGGATATGGGTCTTGGAAGCAAAGCACTCGAACTGTTAATTCAAGAGGCCGATAGAGAAGGCCTTGACTGGGTAGGGAGTGGATTTGGAGCTAGTGAAGAGCTCATAAGGTTCTGGATAAGAAATGGGTTTGCGGTAGTGCATCTAAGCCCCTCGAGGAATCCCGTAAGCGGAGAATACACTGCAATAGTGATAAAGCCAATAAGCAAGAAGGCTCAAGAGATAGTTAAGAAAGCCAACGATGAATTTAGAATTAGGCTTACGGAGTGGCTTGGGGACACGCATAGAGATTTGGAGCCCGAGATAGCGAGGTGGCTCTTTGAAACACCTTTTGGAGAGAGCGTCAACTACCCAATAACCCTAACAGATGTGCAGAAGAAGAGGCTTGAGATGTTCGTGGGTAAAGTCTTAACTTATGATACCGTTCTTGATGCAGTGAAGCCAGTGGTAAAGCTTTATTTCTTGGATGGCTGGATGAAGCCTTATCTCGATGAGAGACAAATCCACCTCCTCATCTATCGTGTTCTTCAAGCCCATACATGGGAAGAAACTGCCAAGTTCATCGACAGAAGCCCAATGTTCACGATGATAGAAGTTAGGGACATAATAAGGGGGCTCTGGTACTACTACAAGCACATACTCAAGTAG
- a CDS encoding DUF4062 domain-containing protein codes for MGDADKIKVMISSTIIDLKDDRKAILDVLRKYPFVHPIGAFPILYPVPGVTPEIGTIQMARDCDLFILILGGRYGYVTPHNKSATEIEFEAAYFSDPTKILVFVKDVPHIEPAQRVFIQKVLDYTRGYWKHKYKTPEELKNIFENAFNTWISKRIHGYASKPIEFKFVYLVLDALSQYHVEIEYQVTKSDIGFSVKNNEKKEYVLYVSKDEIRQNFWRALDEVVSKLLTFLYYSQINNV; via the coding sequence ATGGGTGATGCAGACAAAATAAAAGTCATGATAAGTTCAACAATAATTGATCTAAAAGACGATCGAAAAGCTATTTTGGATGTTCTTAGAAAATATCCCTTTGTACACCCTATAGGAGCTTTTCCAATTTTATACCCCGTTCCAGGGGTGACTCCTGAAATTGGCACAATACAAATGGCTAGAGATTGTGACTTATTTATATTGATTCTTGGGGGCAGGTATGGTTACGTAACTCCACACAATAAATCAGCGACAGAGATTGAATTTGAAGCAGCATATTTTTCTGACCCCACCAAAATATTAGTTTTTGTGAAAGATGTGCCACATATAGAACCAGCTCAAAGGGTATTTATCCAAAAGGTGCTAGATTATACGCGAGGCTACTGGAAGCACAAATATAAAACTCCTGAGGAACTAAAGAATATTTTTGAAAATGCTTTCAATACCTGGATCTCAAAAAGAATTCATGGTTATGCATCAAAACCGATAGAATTTAAATTTGTTTATTTAGTCCTCGATGCACTTTCACAATATCATGTTGAAATTGAATATCAAGTTACTAAATCTGATATCGGATTTTCAGTTAAGAATAATGAGAAGAAAGAGTATGTTTTATATGTTTCAAAAGACGAAATTCGCCAAAATTTCTGGCGAGCATTGGATGAAGTAGTTTCGAAATTGCTAACATTTTTATACTATAGCCAAATAAATAATGTGTAG
- a CDS encoding DUF1931 family protein produces MANMIIPFPQLEKILEKTCELALTKPRAEEMMDIVEKKLADLFEVAYENAIAEGSDTIKLRHLPLTKGFKNSMNLFRAVIRDEKVEIEPIRKFVLASIPAEMPLEEELVDELPIITGTLFVLIGRVIKALHPEIRNVYPEHIEEAKRVLDYTL; encoded by the coding sequence ATGGCGAACATGATAATCCCCTTCCCACAACTGGAGAAGATTCTTGAGAAGACATGTGAGCTTGCACTCACAAAGCCAAGAGCAGAGGAAATGATGGACATAGTGGAGAAGAAGCTTGCTGACCTCTTTGAGGTTGCCTATGAGAACGCAATAGCGGAAGGGAGTGACACAATAAAGCTCAGGCACCTGCCACTTACCAAGGGCTTCAAGAACTCAATGAACCTTTTCAGAGCCGTAATCAGGGATGAGAAGGTTGAGATCGAGCCTATAAGAAAGTTCGTACTTGCAAGCATACCTGCCGAAATGCCCCTAGAAGAGGAGTTAGTCGATGAACTCCCTATAATTACTGGAACGCTCTTCGTCCTCATAGGGAGGGTTATCAAAGCTCTCCACCCGGAGATAAGGAACGTCTATCCTGAACACATCGAGGAAGCCAAGAGAGTGTTGGATTATACGCTTTGA
- a CDS encoding metal-dependent hydrolase gives MVKVRFLGHAAFEIEGEGKRILIDPFLTGNPNAAAKPEDFDKVDLILVTHAHGDHVGDAVKIAQKTGAKIVAMYDIANYLVENNKGITTIGMNYGPTEVEGVKIIQVPAWHSSSDGKYSIGNACGYIIELEGKKIYHAGDTYVFKDMELFAELYGIDLALLPIGGHFTMGPKEAAKAVELLKPKYVIPMHYGTFPPIARDPEEFKELVGDKAEVIILKPGEVFEL, from the coding sequence ATGGTGAAGGTAAGGTTTCTAGGGCATGCGGCATTTGAAATAGAGGGAGAAGGAAAAAGAATACTAATAGACCCATTCTTGACCGGGAACCCAAATGCAGCAGCAAAACCTGAGGACTTTGATAAGGTTGACCTGATTCTTGTAACCCATGCACACGGAGATCACGTTGGCGATGCAGTAAAAATTGCCCAAAAAACTGGGGCAAAGATAGTAGCAATGTACGACATAGCCAATTATCTTGTAGAAAACAACAAGGGTATAACGACAATAGGAATGAACTACGGCCCAACTGAGGTTGAAGGAGTCAAAATAATTCAAGTTCCAGCATGGCATTCAAGCAGCGACGGAAAATACAGCATTGGAAACGCCTGCGGATACATCATAGAACTTGAAGGAAAGAAAATCTACCACGCTGGAGACACCTACGTTTTCAAGGACATGGAGCTCTTCGCTGAACTTTACGGAATAGATCTTGCCTTGCTTCCAATAGGGGGACACTTCACGATGGGGCCCAAAGAGGCGGCAAAGGCCGTTGAACTCCTCAAGCCGAAATACGTTATACCAATGCACTATGGAACTTTCCCACCAATAGCTAGGGATCCAGAAGAATTCAAAGAGCTTGTTGGGGACAAAGCAGAGGTCATTATACTAAAACCAGGAGAAGTCTTTGAGCTTTGA
- a CDS encoding S9 family peptidase — translation MKKIDIKDLGKFKLVGGLDVYRRKVAFTVSEISIEKDDYFSKIYVYDSRKVVQFTSGPKDSNPRFSPDGKFMAFTSKRHKESKEAELYLIPTTGGEARLLTKFKFGINDYEFSPDGKTLAVITPVEIERKKKKDDVHIIKEIPFWFNGIGWIYGKRNHIYLVDVESGKKRKLTRGNLNVQTLKWSKDGSKIYFVAQEDRGKKPMISDLFVVDLKSKKVEKLTDSKWRIGDLVPLEDGTFILRTNTLERGIPTNTHIYHFNPETKEVKKLTAKLDRSAYNSLNCDVRGPSRNPLVYKDGWVYYIATDGPRANLFRVNLDGEIERVIGGDRSVETFGIGEYIAFITQDATTPTELYILRDGKERKVTDFNAWIREYKLSKPEHFKVKASDGVEIDAWIMKPVDFEEGKKYPAVLEIHGGPKTAYGYSFMHEFHVLTAKGFVVIFSNPRGSDGYGEDFADIREHYGERDYQDIMEVVDEALRRFDFIDSERIGVTGGSYGGFMTNWIVGHTNRFKAAVTQRSISNWTSFFGTTDIGYYFAPDQIGGDPWNNTEGYWEKSPLKYAPNVETPLLIIHSMEDYRCWLPEALQFFTALKYLGKTVELAIFPGENHDLSRKGKPKHRVKRLELIVGWMEKFL, via the coding sequence ATGAAAAAGATTGATATCAAAGACTTGGGGAAGTTTAAGCTTGTCGGTGGACTTGATGTATACAGAAGAAAAGTTGCCTTTACGGTAAGCGAAATCAGCATAGAAAAAGACGACTACTTCTCAAAAATCTATGTTTATGACAGTAGGAAGGTTGTGCAGTTCACCTCTGGACCAAAAGACTCGAATCCGCGCTTTTCGCCAGATGGTAAGTTCATGGCTTTCACATCCAAAAGGCACAAGGAAAGCAAGGAGGCTGAGCTTTACTTAATCCCGACCACCGGAGGAGAGGCAAGGCTTCTCACGAAGTTTAAATTTGGAATAAATGACTATGAGTTTTCACCTGACGGCAAAACACTCGCCGTTATAACCCCAGTGGAGATCGAGAGAAAAAAGAAAAAGGACGACGTGCACATAATCAAGGAAATCCCCTTCTGGTTCAACGGCATTGGCTGGATTTATGGAAAGCGGAACCACATATATCTTGTCGATGTTGAGAGCGGGAAAAAGAGGAAGCTGACGAGAGGAAACCTTAACGTTCAAACTCTAAAATGGAGCAAAGATGGAAGCAAAATCTACTTTGTTGCCCAGGAGGATAGAGGAAAGAAGCCCATGATAAGTGACCTCTTTGTTGTTGATCTTAAGAGCAAGAAGGTCGAAAAGCTGACCGATTCAAAGTGGCGCATTGGTGATTTAGTTCCTCTTGAAGACGGCACGTTTATACTTAGAACGAACACTCTTGAGAGAGGCATTCCAACGAACACTCACATCTATCACTTCAATCCCGAGACGAAAGAGGTCAAAAAGCTCACGGCAAAGCTTGACCGCTCGGCTTACAACTCTCTCAACTGCGATGTAAGAGGCCCCTCTCGGAACCCGCTTGTTTACAAGGACGGCTGGGTTTACTACATAGCCACAGACGGCCCAAGGGCAAACCTCTTCCGTGTCAACCTCGATGGAGAGATAGAGCGTGTAATCGGCGGAGATAGAAGTGTTGAGACCTTTGGCATCGGGGAGTATATAGCCTTCATTACTCAGGATGCAACAACTCCAACGGAGCTTTACATTCTCAGAGATGGAAAGGAGAGGAAAGTCACCGACTTTAACGCATGGATAAGGGAGTACAAGCTCTCAAAGCCGGAGCACTTCAAAGTCAAAGCGAGCGACGGCGTTGAGATAGATGCGTGGATAATGAAGCCCGTAGATTTTGAGGAAGGTAAAAAGTACCCGGCAGTTCTTGAAATCCACGGGGGGCCAAAAACTGCCTACGGCTACTCCTTTATGCACGAGTTCCACGTTTTAACCGCCAAAGGCTTCGTTGTAATATTCTCCAATCCAAGGGGAAGCGACGGTTATGGGGAGGATTTTGCTGACATAAGGGAGCACTACGGTGAGAGGGACTACCAGGACATAATGGAGGTCGTGGACGAGGCTTTGAGAAGGTTCGACTTCATAGACTCGGAGAGGATAGGAGTAACCGGCGGCTCCTACGGCGGCTTCATGACGAACTGGATAGTTGGACACACCAACCGCTTTAAAGCCGCTGTAACCCAAAGGTCAATCTCAAACTGGACGAGCTTTTTTGGAACGACGGACATAGGCTACTACTTTGCTCCAGATCAGATAGGCGGTGATCCCTGGAACAACACCGAAGGTTACTGGGAGAAGAGCCCCCTAAAGTACGCACCAAACGTCGAGACTCCTCTCTTAATAATACACTCAATGGAAGACTACCGCTGCTGGCTTCCCGAGGCTTTGCAGTTCTTTACCGCCCTTAAGTACCTTGGCAAAACTGTTGAGCTCGCAATCTTCCCAGGCGAGAACCACGACCTCTCAAGAAAAGGAAAGCCCAAGCACAGGGTGAAGAGGTTGGAGCTAATAGTCGGCTGGATGGAGAAATTTCTCTAA
- a CDS encoding uracil phosphoribosyltransferase: MSQVIILNDLDLLIFKNKIRDRTLNGEPLQKLLRVLGVLAGAKILSQLFAEDITLITPLSATYTGKTYRSDLTAVIITNKDDYEALGEGLSEVFPISYRGYLDLERIYGKSGFTSKVRGAILPDVPTEVDILIIAKSVLASGCSLIALTKNALAKYNPRITVIIAIFYSKEGLNELIRELPNTYLFVIGDADKLREDGMLVPGVGMIDERLKT, from the coding sequence GTGTCTCAAGTTATAATTCTTAATGACCTAGATCTTCTGATATTTAAGAACAAAATTCGAGATAGAACCCTAAATGGGGAACCTTTACAAAAATTGCTAAGAGTATTAGGCGTATTAGCAGGGGCAAAGATTTTATCACAACTTTTTGCAGAAGATATCACCCTTATAACCCCACTAAGTGCCACATATACGGGAAAAACATATCGATCTGATTTAACTGCAGTGATCATAACCAATAAAGATGACTACGAGGCCTTAGGGGAGGGATTATCTGAAGTTTTCCCTATTAGCTATAGAGGCTATTTAGATTTAGAAAGGATTTATGGAAAATCTGGCTTTACCTCCAAGGTACGAGGTGCAATTTTACCTGATGTTCCGACAGAAGTCGACATTTTAATTATAGCAAAAAGTGTATTGGCTTCAGGATGCTCCTTGATTGCTCTCACAAAGAATGCTTTAGCAAAGTATAATCCTCGTATAACAGTTATCATAGCAATATTTTATTCTAAAGAAGGATTAAATGAACTAATTAGAGAACTCCCCAATACATACTTATTTGTAATAGGGGACGCAGATAAGCTTAGAGAAGACGGAATGTTAGTTCCTGGAGTTGGGATGATAGATGAAAGACTAAAAACTTAA
- a CDS encoding 7-carboxy-7-deazaguanine synthase QueE, giving the protein MFLAEIFNSWQGEGGSIEGSAFGRRQIFVRFAGCDLRCIWCDSAGYILASNVPRWRYEVKPFTGKFEYKPNPAKLEEVVDVILKLDTGDIHSISYTGGEPTLQTKNLYALMERMHDLGFKNFLETNGSRPERVEEVAHLVDYASVDIKDETAKASKNWRELVLREVESIRILKKAGAKTYAKLVVTKDTKEENVRWYAELLKNLAPLAIQPKEPIDISQHQLMKLYNIAAKIMGRENVGLSFQVHKYLNVL; this is encoded by the coding sequence ATGTTCTTAGCTGAAATCTTCAACAGCTGGCAAGGAGAGGGGGGAAGCATAGAGGGAAGTGCCTTTGGTAGAAGGCAGATTTTTGTTAGATTCGCTGGCTGTGACCTTAGATGCATCTGGTGCGACTCCGCAGGCTATATCCTCGCTTCTAACGTTCCAAGATGGCGCTACGAAGTGAAGCCGTTTACTGGAAAGTTTGAGTACAAGCCCAACCCTGCAAAGCTTGAAGAAGTTGTTGATGTCATCTTAAAGCTAGACACCGGAGATATACACTCAATAAGCTACACCGGCGGAGAGCCAACTCTGCAGACGAAGAACCTCTACGCCCTCATGGAGAGAATGCACGATTTGGGATTTAAAAACTTCTTAGAGACCAATGGAAGCAGGCCAGAAAGAGTAGAAGAAGTTGCCCATCTTGTAGATTATGCGAGTGTTGATATAAAAGATGAGACCGCCAAAGCAAGTAAAAATTGGCGGGAGCTGGTGCTCAGAGAAGTGGAGAGCATTAGGATACTTAAGAAAGCAGGGGCAAAAACTTATGCAAAGCTCGTGGTCACAAAAGACACAAAAGAAGAAAACGTGAGATGGTACGCAGAGCTGTTGAAAAACTTAGCCCCCCTTGCCATACAGCCCAAAGAGCCGATTGATATTTCCCAACACCAGCTTATGAAGCTTTACAACATCGCTGCAAAGATAATGGGAAGAGAAAACGTTGGTTTAAGCTTTCAGGTGCATAAGTATCTAAACGTCCTTTGA
- a CDS encoding CBS domain-containing protein — protein MVIIPKPIDPREIKKLRKELGITQEELAKKAGVTQAYIAKLESGKVDPRLSTFNRILQALAECKKARFRAKEIMSSPIIGVKPYETVENVVRLMNKHNISQVPVIAGNKVVGSVTEKILVRKSFEYEDLLSKKVLEIMDEPFPIINEDESIEVVKYLLEEHPAVIVQNREGKPVGIITRSDLFKIK, from the coding sequence ATGGTTATCATCCCCAAGCCCATCGATCCACGGGAAATAAAGAAGCTTAGAAAGGAACTCGGCATAACACAAGAAGAGCTTGCAAAAAAAGCGGGGGTTACGCAGGCTTATATAGCAAAACTTGAAAGCGGTAAAGTTGATCCTAGATTATCTACTTTCAATCGAATTCTCCAGGCTTTGGCTGAGTGTAAAAAGGCTCGATTTAGGGCCAAGGAAATAATGTCTTCTCCCATAATAGGGGTCAAACCATATGAAACGGTTGAAAACGTTGTTAGGCTAATGAACAAACACAACATTTCCCAAGTTCCCGTAATAGCGGGCAACAAGGTGGTAGGTTCTGTTACGGAGAAGATTCTCGTTAGGAAGAGCTTTGAATACGAAGACCTGCTTTCAAAGAAGGTTCTGGAGATTATGGATGAGCCTTTTCCAATAATAAATGAGGATGAAAGCATTGAAGTCGTAAAGTACCTCCTCGAGGAGCATCCAGCAGTTATAGTCCAGAACAGAGAAGGCAAGCCCGTAGGAATAATAACCCGCTCAGATCTGTTCAAAATAAAGTAA
- a CDS encoding proteasome-activating nucleotidase — MSDVEDVNVKHEEGYDDYVYYLKRRIRQFELQVRTLEADKERLERELSRLRMEMSRMRQPPAFAGTLIELLDEDRAIVQNYNGPRFVVRIAPWIEREKLKPGARVALDQRTMAVIELLPSQKDPSVLGFEVIERPKVTYNDIGGLKKQLMELREAIELPLKHPELFERVGIEPPKGVLLYGPPGCGKTLMAKALAHEVNATFIRVVGSELVRKYIGEGARLVSELFELAREKAPSIVFIDEIDAIGAKRLDETTGGEREVNRTLMQLLAELDGFDPRGNVKVIAATNRPDILDPALLRPGRFDRLIEVPLPDFKGRWEILKVHTRKMNLKGVDLKAIAEMTEGASGADLKAIVTEAGMFAIRARREYVTHEDFIKAVEKVLGSEERLAQQIASHEVMYG, encoded by the coding sequence ATGAGCGATGTTGAAGATGTCAACGTGAAGCACGAGGAGGGGTATGACGATTACGTTTACTATCTCAAGCGTAGAATAAGACAGTTTGAACTCCAAGTGAGAACACTTGAGGCTGATAAGGAGAGACTTGAGAGGGAGCTTTCACGCTTAAGGATGGAGATGTCCAGAATGAGGCAACCTCCAGCCTTTGCTGGTACTTTAATTGAGCTTTTGGATGAAGACAGAGCTATTGTTCAAAACTACAATGGCCCAAGATTCGTTGTGAGAATTGCACCGTGGATAGAAAGGGAGAAGCTAAAGCCTGGTGCCAGAGTTGCCTTGGATCAAAGAACAATGGCGGTTATAGAGCTCTTACCATCCCAAAAAGACCCATCTGTGTTGGGTTTTGAAGTAATTGAGAGGCCTAAGGTTACCTACAATGATATAGGTGGACTGAAAAAGCAACTTATGGAGCTAAGAGAGGCCATAGAGCTTCCACTCAAGCACCCTGAGCTCTTTGAAAGGGTGGGGATTGAGCCACCTAAAGGGGTACTTCTCTACGGTCCCCCCGGCTGTGGAAAGACCCTAATGGCAAAGGCACTAGCTCACGAGGTAAATGCAACCTTCATAAGGGTCGTTGGTAGTGAACTTGTGAGGAAGTACATAGGAGAGGGTGCTAGATTAGTCAGCGAGCTCTTTGAATTGGCAAGAGAAAAAGCACCGTCAATAGTTTTCATTGATGAGATAGACGCAATAGGTGCAAAAAGATTGGACGAAACAACCGGTGGAGAGAGGGAGGTTAACAGAACTTTAATGCAGCTCTTGGCTGAACTAGATGGCTTTGATCCGAGGGGCAATGTTAAGGTTATTGCCGCTACAAACAGGCCTGACATTCTTGATCCAGCTTTACTTAGGCCGGGAAGATTCGATAGACTAATAGAAGTTCCCCTACCGGACTTCAAAGGAAGATGGGAGATCCTTAAAGTCCACACGAGAAAGATGAACCTTAAGGGCGTTGACCTCAAAGCCATAGCGGAGATGACAGAAGGGGCAAGCGGTGCAGATCTTAAGGCAATTGTAACTGAAGCAGGAATGTTTGCCATCAGGGCGAGAAGAGAATACGTAACTCATGAGGACTTTATAAAGGCTGTTGAAAAAGTTCTTGGTTCAGAGGAAAGATTAGCTCAGCAGATAGCTTCACACGAAGTTATGTACGGTTGA
- a CDS encoding cell wall-binding repeat-containing protein yields the protein MSVLRIKYITLTIITALILAFFIAIPIYAQQEENRPEYDLIIVRNDDFIDYITVQPYARLLNIPVLPVNPQKLDEKTWAQLYSYIQLGWKKVLIVGNSNAVSKEVEDELLKMGYSVTRIGGDVRTETAEKLAVHFYPQGSKAVVLASALDYGSALAASKFAMEYNLPLLLTLENDLSEHAIAGLNYLKPNLVILVGTGLNETIEVKLKNMGYETYWLGKNVEKPPVSPPEEPSPYRYSLIGAILSLTIALPITLYWAKKKWYSHKIPVEVLTEKERIVVKALIEQGGKVKQEDLPELTGYSRPTVSRIIQELEKKQLVEREKIGKTFIVKLVKEIDLKE from the coding sequence GTGAGTGTATTGAGGATTAAGTATATCACATTAACAATCATTACAGCCCTAATACTTGCCTTTTTCATAGCCATCCCGATTTATGCCCAGCAGGAAGAGAATAGACCTGAGTACGACTTGATAATAGTTAGAAACGATGACTTTATAGATTATATTACCGTCCAGCCCTATGCGAGACTTCTTAACATTCCTGTTCTTCCCGTTAATCCCCAAAAGTTGGATGAGAAAACATGGGCTCAGCTTTATTCATACATCCAGTTAGGGTGGAAAAAAGTCCTGATAGTTGGGAACTCAAACGCGGTTAGCAAGGAAGTTGAGGACGAGCTCCTTAAGATGGGGTACAGCGTTACGAGGATAGGAGGGGATGTGAGGACTGAAACAGCGGAAAAATTAGCTGTTCACTTTTACCCTCAAGGGTCAAAAGCAGTGGTTCTGGCTAGTGCTTTGGATTACGGCTCTGCCCTTGCTGCATCAAAGTTTGCAATGGAATATAATCTACCACTCCTATTAACTTTAGAAAACGATCTCTCAGAGCACGCAATCGCGGGATTAAACTATCTAAAGCCAAACCTTGTTATTCTGGTTGGAACAGGATTGAATGAGACTATTGAAGTAAAGCTGAAAAATATGGGATATGAAACTTACTGGCTCGGAAAGAACGTAGAAAAGCCTCCCGTGTCCCCTCCAGAAGAGCCATCTCCATACAGGTATTCTCTCATAGGTGCCATACTATCACTAACAATTGCCCTCCCGATAACACTGTACTGGGCAAAGAAGAAATGGTATTCCCACAAGATCCCCGTGGAAGTGCTGACAGAAAAGGAAAGGATTGTTGTAAAAGCCCTGATAGAACAGGGTGGAAAAGTAAAGCAAGAAGACCTCCCAGAGCTTACCGGCTACTCAAGACCAACAGTGAGCAGAATAATCCAAGAGCTTGAAAAGAAGCAGCTGGTTGAGAGAGAGAAAATCGGCAAAACCTTCATTGTCAAGCTTGTGAAGGAAATAGACCTTAAGGAATAG